In the Necator americanus strain Aroian chromosome X, whole genome shotgun sequence genome, TTACAGCTGTTTCCCTTCAGAACTGAGTATGCACTAAAAAGGACAATCACTTCATTATAATCTGAcatataaaattttgtttaagtCGTTTTAAACACAAAAGGATTTCACTAGCACACAAAACGAGAGCGATTTTCTCCAAGTACgtaggaaaataaatattttattataaatcCAATATTGTGTTGACTTCTTCATGTTTTCATGAAGAAGTATGTATAAATCAAGGAAGATATGTACCAATTTCCGTGAATTTGAATTTCCTTccatatattttctttttccatccaACAACAAAACGATATTGTTCCACTTGCAAAGAAAGTGCATTcaatttccaaaacaaaatcaagGATATGATGTTGTGGGCATCATAAAAGCAATTTTGACTTCAACTCGACGACTGAACTTCTAGAACATTCATTCTATTGATCTTCGAAGCAtattaaatttcatttatctTTCCGAAGTAGTAGCGTCAATAatattttcccattttccTTGGTTTTCCTTCAAATGTAACAGCTCGGATGTTCTGGGAAGTACCTTTTCGTTTAGTCCTACTACTTTTTATAATTCTATATGGAATTCTTAGTGATGATATTCCTAAATGAAATTTATCCAATATTAGGACAATTCCAAACACATTTCGCAGTATATAGCCTTCTATCCATGGAAATTGACATAGCTGCTGATGGATGTGGAAGCTGGTTTAGGAGCTGCAActtttttccatgatttcaTTAATGTCAAAGTCGTAAGctacatttctttcatttgacTAAGACATGAATTTTGTTCTCTGGATGCGAATCTTCGGATGCAAAGTGTGTTCATCGGAGGGCCGTGCTCGACTCTGCTGGCGGCCGCCGTCGGCTCCGCGTTCTCCTCACTCCACAGCCAGGGCTCGCGAGTGAAGCTGCGCCCGCTTAATAGAGAGAGAGCTGCGGCAGCCcgtatttttattgatttcctagACTCTCTCCGTCCGTCGTTGTTTATTTTAAGCTTTACCTCACTCTCCACCCTTTCCGTCCTCCTACCACATGTGCTCCGTTAACTCATCAAACTATCCTTAGTTCGTTAATGAAATTagtctttcttttattttttgaatgataTATTCGTTCATCTGGAAAGCGTAAGTGGAAATCCAGTAATTACCGccttctcattcttttttctctctatatTACATCTATTCGGGtatccaaataaataaataaatatcgcAACAGAAAATGTAGCGACATTTTGCATGCTTATTGCTATTTTGCAATTTACAGGGTGTTTGATTCGATTatgacatgtttttttttgctttaaatgCATTTCTCAGTTAAAATCTTCCACTTTcagctacttttttctttcagctaTGGTTGATTTGAAACAGCAACTGAACGCTATTGACTATTTTGGAGTGATTGCAGTATGGTTGAGCTTCTTTTCTATAATATTCATCATCTCTGTAACATGTATTCTTTGGTGCTGTGTCAGCAAAGATGACGATTCGACTGTCTTCGCAAaggtttttgcttcttttctttaatttttaatttacaaAAGCGGTCAAAATCTCTTactatttcgaagaaaaaaaagaaactgaacgATATTAAAAGAGGAGCgtatttggcttttttttaacagtatGTGAATGCATATTTGCTGTTTAGAGAGGAAGGttagaattttttaattgagCTTGAATGAGGTacataatttctggaaatattccACTGCTTTCTCCGCACAGTTTCAATTGCAGGTTTTAGCTTTTTTCGATACTAGCAGTCTAGATACGTAATTATAAGTTTTATAAGCATTGAAGTAGACTTGGTTGCTTTTAGAAGcttttacaataaaataaaataaaacaaaaacattactTTGTAAGACAAAGTAATGGCTAATGTTTCGAATATATATTACTCTTGTAAAAGCAGCAAagaaatctgaagaaaaaaacttataatGATTATGATTCCCATAAAAAGACCACTAAAACATTTGTGCTATTAAAACACCGTTTATGTTACTTGCTAAAAACATAACAAATTCTGTTGACCTAAATCTGCTCGAGATTTGCACTCGGTGAACAGCCCTACAAATTTTTGGGAACTGAATAAAAGGgcaatttttcgaaagttaCACCTactaaaatagaataatttcacatataattttttatgtGGCAAGTGATCAAGATTTCACGGACAAAGTGTATTTGAAGCACTGATAAAAAGCATATTTCGCCGCTTTTGTGACGTTTCCCGAAATACAAGGgatgatttttcaaatatgtagAGTTTTTTGTGTGATGTCGATCTGCTACCGTAAAGTATTACTATAGGCTATTCTTAAACATGTACCATATGATCTTTTACAAGGTAGCAGTGAGTCAGTAAGTAAAAGAAGTCTGAACCAATCCTTGGAAATCCTCACTAGGTTGTACAACGTGATGAGAATTTGTGTTACGCCAGGAGTAATACTCACAGTATTAGTAATATTCACAACGAAACCGAAATTTTTAGGTTGCAGAAAAAAGCCTTCAAAAAATCAGATCctagcagtttttcttcttcgatactttcattttctgtgCACTTGTGTTTTCACGTATGCTCCTGAAAATACGTAGTATCCATCCGAAGTTCCTCGTAAATAAATGTAGTAAGCAATAAATTGTCGAGTCGCCTAGCACAAATTCAGAGTTTTATGCCGATTACCTCTTTCTGAAAGATTTATGCGTCAATCCAAAATCCTGCACATGTTATGGTACCGTGAACTTCGGAAATTCCTCACAAAATTTGGAAACTAGACTTGTGACTCTAACCAGCAGACAGAAAAAGTTAAACAAATAAGAGCTCCAATATCAGCAGCTAGCAAACATCGCAAAACAACCAGCGATAGGAGAATCGAACAAATCAAACAATTCTGCTTTGCGCACGGTAGTTTTCTACCGACTCTGTCAgtcgaaaaattcgaaaaagaaattccaatcACTGTATTCTTCGGATTGTACCCTGTAAACTTGGGAAACTGTAGAAgataggtaaaaaaaaaacgtatattTAGAtccaagaagaaatttttcaaattgtggcaGCTAAATTGCTCTAAATCAAGTACAATGTGACTCATTATCTAGGATATATCCTGActaattctattcatttttagtATGGTAtgggacctcgtcaacgtcaaaGGACACCAACACATGTCGAGTAAGGTCTACTAGATAGAACAGGAGCGACGTAGGTACCTGATTTTCTTACAGGACCTATTGAAAAAGTTCACCTCGTCGTTCAATATTCAACAACCTATTGAACTAGTAGTGTTCAAAATTGTGAATTTTGCTTACACATAGTTCGAAAAAAGCTTATGTGCTCATATATgcgtttgtatttctttttcttttctatttagtTCGACTGGTAACAGCAGAGATTGTCAAGCATAAATCCTCAGATTCTCATGTACCACCGgaattatcaattttttaacCTCATATTATCAATTCTTTTACTTCACTGAAATATTGATTATGCACGATATTGTTCATTAGAGTCATATTTTGACTTTTATTTAGTTGAATCTAGTAAACGAATGTTAGTATACggcaattttttcttacagttgaaataaaaaacaccTTTCTGGAGCACATCTAAGATTTTTAGTGCGTTCGTTTAGTTGTGTAACCTAGAGGGAAGAAACTAAAATGATTAAAGAGGTTTGTAAGGACGCACGCACATAAGTCAGGTGAAATAAAATCCAATATCCATCAAACTCATTCTCGTATTTCAAGAATGTCCatcatttgttcattcattgagtagaatttaaaaaaagcaaaaaaaaaaaaaccatgcacTCTAATACtaagaattttctggagaaagtGAAGAGTGACGAGACAAATTGACATGAATCAGCAGTACGCTCGTTGCTATCAATAGGAATTTTTCACTCTGCAAGATTCTTCTCCTGACTATTACAGACTATGCAATTAAGGATGAGCCATttctaaaacagaaaaaaaacaataaatctaGTACATTCAATAAGCCCAACAACAGGCCTTAATAGAATTCATCAGTAATCATGCACCATAAAATCCTCTCATTTACCTCTAacggaattaaaaaaaaggttcaaatagattaatacaaaaataaaaaagtaagatacTACCCTTAAAACTAACAT is a window encoding:
- a CDS encoding hypothetical protein (NECATOR_CHRX.G21604.T1); its protein translation is MVDLKQQLNAIDYFGVIAVWLSFFSIIFIISVTCILWCCVSKDDDSTVFAKYGMGPRQRQRTPTHVETY